The Arachis duranensis cultivar V14167 chromosome 2, aradu.V14167.gnm2.J7QH, whole genome shotgun sequence genome has a window encoding:
- the LOC107475728 gene encoding cytochrome P450 76T24-like gives MAELIHSPKKLLKVRKELEESLGKNGEVEESHISKLPYLNAIVKETLRLHPPAPFLVPHKANDDVELGGFTVPKSAQILINVWSIGRDSSVWANPKSFEPERFLDTEIDFKGKNFELIPFGSGRRICPGLPLASRTLNFMLASLLYHFNWKVANEMNPEDIDMSYSYGITLHKAQPLFLVPIKV, from the coding sequence ATGGCAGAATTGATACATAGTCCAAAAAAATTGCTTAAAGTTAGAAAAGAACTTGAAGAATCACTTGGCAAAAATGGAGAAGTTGAAGAGTCTCATATCTCAAAGCTGCCATACCTTAATGCAATTGTGAAAGAAACTTTGAGGCTTCATCCACCAGCACCATTTCTAGTACCCCACAAAGCAAATGATGATGTAGAATTAGGAGGCTTCACTGTTCCCAAAAGTGCacaaatcctaattaatgtgTGGTCTATTGGAAGAGACTCAAGTGTTTGGGCTAACCCTAAGTCATTTGAACCTGAGAGATTCTTGGATACTGAAATTGATTTTAAGGGCaaaaattttgagttgattCCATTTGGTTCTGGAAGAAGAATTTGCCCTGGATTACCTTTGGCTTCAAGGACCTTGAATTTTATGTTGGCATCACTTTTGTATCACTTTAATTGGAAGGTTGCTAATGAGATGAATCCAGAAGATATAGATATGAGTTATAGTTATGGAATTACCTTGCATAAGGCCCAACCATTATTTCTTGTACCTATCAAAGTTTAG
- the LOC107475577 gene encoding pentatricopeptide repeat-containing protein At4g04370 yields the protein MYAFKPKIPYSLLLKFTAYRTVKIRWLILLPPPPPPPSATNTHSFNGHINYLSSQGYDHQILLTYASMLHSQVPSDPFTFPALLKACSSLNLFSLGLLLHQRIVLLGFSLDSYIASSLITFYVKFGFPDVARKVFDFMPQRNVVPWTTMIGCYSHGGRVLEAFSLFGEMCCQEIQPTSVTLLSLLSGISEIAQVQCLHGCAVLHGFMVDMTLSNSLLNVYGKCGSIEDSRKLFDYMEQRDLVSWNSLISAYVQIGDLTEVLLLFKTMRVEGLAPDRQTFGSVLSVVASRGELKLGMLVHGQILRGGFHLDAHIETSLIVAYLKGGNVDTAFRMFERSLDRDVVLWTAMISGLVQNDSANKAVCVFRQMLNLGVKASSATMASVITACGQLGSIHLGASVHGYIMRQELSLDSAAQNSLVTMYAKCGHLDQSSIIFDRMRKRDLVSWNAIVSGYAQNGYVCKALLLFNEMRSDHQNPDSITIVSLLQGCASTGQLHLGRWIHSYVVRNILQSCILVDTSLVDMYWKCGDLDAAQRCFNRMPYQDLVSWSAIIAGYGYHGKGETAFRLYSEFLKTGIKPNHVIFLSVLSCCSHNKLVDQGLSIYKSMSRDFGIAPNLEHHACVVDLLSRAGRVEEAYNLYRKVFLEPHLDVLGIILDACRAHGNKELGDAIANDILMLRPMNAGHYVQLAHCYAWINKWEEVGEVWNHMRSLGLRKIPGWSFIDIYGDITTFFTDHNSHPQFQEIVFTLKILRKQMIKMEERSLCI from the coding sequence ATGTATGCATTCAAACCAAAGATTCCCTACTCGTTGCTGCTGAAGTTCACTGCCTATAGAACAGTCAAAATCCGGTGGCTGATACTgttaccaccaccaccaccaccaccttcaGCCACCAACACCCACTCATTCAATGGCCACATCAACTACCTTTCCTCCCAAGGTTACGACCACCAAATCCTCCTCACCTATGCCTCTATGCTCCATTCCCAAGTTCCTTCTGATCCCTTCACCTTCCCCGCCCTCCTCAAAGCATGTTCATCCCTCAACCTCTTTTCCCTTGGCCTCCTCCTCCACCAACGCATCGTTCTTCTTGGCTTCTCCCTTGATTCTTACATAGCTTCTTCTTTGATCACTTTCTATgtcaaattcgggttccctgaTGTTGCTCGCAAAGTGTTCGACTTTATGCCTCAGAGAAACGTTGTCCCTTGGACTACCATGATTGGCTGCTATTCCCATGGTGGCCGTGTTCTTGAGGCTTTTTCCTTATTTGGTGAGATGTGTTGCCAAGAAATTCAGCCCACTAGTGTTACATTGCTAAGCTTGCTATCTGGAATTTCAGAAATTGCTCAAGTGCAGTGTTTGCATGGCTGTGCGGTTTTGCATGGGTTTATGGTTGATATGACCTTGTCAAATTCTCTATTGAATGTGTATGGGAAATGTGGAagcatagaggattctaggaagttgtttgattACATGGAGCAAAGAGATTTAGTTTCTTGGAATTCGTTGATATCAGCCTATGTCCAGATTGGGGATCTGACTGAGGTTCTGCTGCTTTTTAAGACAATGAGGGTGGAAGGGTTAGCGCCTGATCGGCAGACTTTTGGGTCAGTGCTATCTGTGGTCGCATCAAGGGGGGAGTTGAAATTAGGAATGCTAGTTCATGGCCAGATTTTGAGAGGTGGTTTTCACTTGGATGCACATATTGAAACATCACTGATTGTGGCGTACTTGAAAGGTGGGAACGTTGACACTGCTTTCAGAATGTTTGAGAGGAGTTTGGATAGGGATGTAGTTTTGTGGACAGCCATGATATCAGGCCTTGTGCAGAATGATTCTGCTAATAAGGCAGTGTGTGTGTTCCGCCAAATGTTGAATCTCGGAGTGAAGGCATCTAGTGCTACTATGGCCAGTGTAATTACAGCATGTGGTCAACTTGGGTCTATTCATTTGGGGGCATCTGTTCATGGTTACATAATGAGGCAAGAATTGTCATTGGATAGTGCCGCTCAAAACTCTCTTGTTACCATGTATGCAAAGTGTGGTCACTTGGACCAGAGTTCAATTATATTTGATAGGATGCGCAAAAGGGATTTGGTTTCTTGGAACGCAATAGTTAGTGGATATGCACAAAATGGCTATGTATGTAAGGCATTGTTGCTTTTCAATGAAATGAGGAGTGATCATCAAAATCCTGATTCAATAACCATTGTCTCCCTCCTCCAAGGCTGCGCGTCAACTGGACAACTTCACTTGGGAAGATGGATACACAGCTATGTTGTAAGAAACATCCTTCAGTCGTGCATCTTAGTGGACACTTCTTTGGTAGACATGTACTGGAAATGTGGCGATTTGGATGCCGCCCAAAGGTGTTTCAACCGGATGCCATATCAGGACTTGGTGTCATGGAGTGCGATAATTGCAGGGTACGGCTATCATGGCAAAGGAGAAACTGCATTTAGGTTATACTCAGAGTTCCTGAAAACTGGGATTAAACCAAACCATGTGATTTTCTTGTCGGTTCTATCTTGTTGTAGTCATAATAAACTTGTAGACCAAGGATTGAGCATATACAAATCGATGAGTAGAGATTTTGGAATTGCACCCAATCTTGAACACCATGCTTGTGTGGTTGATCTCCTCAGTCGAGCAGGAAGGGTCGAGGAGGCGTATAACCTGTACCGAAAAGTATTCTTAGAGCCTCATCTAGATGTTTTAGGCATAATCCTTGATGCATGTCGAGCACATGGTAATAAGGAACTTGGTGATGCAATTGCCAATGACATTCTCATGCTGAGGCCTATGAATGCAGGGCATTATGTACAACTTGCACATTGCTATGCTTGGATAAACAAGTGGGAAGAAGTGGGTGAGGTATGGAATCATATGAGATCTCTTGGATTGAGGAAAATTCCTGGCTGGAGTTTCATTGACATATATGGGGACATAACTACATTTTTCACAGATCACAACTCACACCCCCAATTTCAAGAAATAGTGTTTACACTCAAAATTTTGAGGAAGCAAATGATCAAAATGGAGGAACGTTCATTGTGTATATAA